aattttaaaaatgtaaaatgagaaaaaaatttcatgtgtATAAAATGGTATAAAGTTAGCTATATAGAGTAtcaatttatcaattttaatgtCTTCATTCAAAGACATGTAATATAGAAattaagtaataattaaatagtCCTTAAAATCTGACCATTCATTAATATTAACAAACACTTCATCTTGtccattaaattaaatttacaacTAAGGGTTTTTAGATTATAATTGTTTGTAACAGTTACTAATTAGTTCCAACCATTAGGccaaacttaattaattagtaacaGTCAAGTAAATCCATCAGTTGGATCTACCTCAGAATCATCCTACGATccaaatcaaatcacaaaatccTACGATCATGGCTGCCCAAAATTTAACAGTCATGATCTAGTTGCTCTGATGCCAATTGCCAAGTGCCACATCAAGGTGCGTGCCACAAGGGTCAAGTGCACGCCCTGTGTTTTGGACCATTCTATCATAAGATTTAGCCGGAGTTATACCAAAAACATAGAGATGCATCCATAATTataacaattttgaaaatattttaacaatttgaagtgatgatcaatttttttacttgtaATTGGCTGACATCAAGCTatcaaaaaaagtaaagtatATATACctttatagaaagaaaaaggaggaacATAGTGGACTACTAAATACACACCTTCATGAAAATTGCATCTGCATTAGGAATGGCGTCAAACATGTTACCTCCAACATGGGAGACCCCCGGGCGCTCCGGTGCTATGGCCACAACATGCGGCAGATCCAAGTTAATACCCTTGATGTGTGGATATGCATTAACAATCTCAGCAATCATCCCTCCCGTCCCACCTCCTACATCCACCAATGATCCCACGCAGCCTAACCCATCTTTGTATTCAGCCAAGATTGCTGCCATTACAATCTTGGTTGTGCATGCCATGGCATCATTGAATATATTGTTGTACTCGGGATTTTTTGATGCAAAGTCCCAAATCTCACAGCCATGGGCCTTCTTGAATCCAGTGCCCCCTTCCTTGACACAATGGCTGAGGTAATGCAACGGTGCCAGTTGCCACGGATGGTATCTCATCAACACCATTGGTACTAGGCTCAACTCAACATCACGCAAAAGCCATCTTGACGTTTGTGTCAACCCGTAGAGTGTCTCCCCACCGTCCGGTGGATGACGATGTTCGGTGAAAATGTTTTTACGAACCAGTAACCTCATGATACGTGCGAGGTAAGGGATATGAGGAGATGGAGAATCAATCCCTAAGGCTATTTGGCGCAAAGTAATGGGGCCACCATGAGAGTGTATAATATCAGCAATGCCGAGCTCGATGGCACATTTCAATGCCATAGAATCCACCACTCCGTAAAGGTGTTGCCAAATTTCGGCTTGGCCTTGTAACAATGCCATACTTTCTTTTGGTTCCATTTTCTCTCTATCACACACTCGcacaaatgaaatgaagataGGATGTATGTGAGGTTCAAGGTTGGTGTATATAAAGACTAAAAGCATAGAAGGCATAACCCACAAACCACATGTACATGTCTTCAAAATTGGAAGCGTCCAATTAGAGTTCAAAAATAGCCACCCCAATTAATAATTCCGGGTCAACTTACCAGATGAGCCTACCAAATCCGGATGTTGCTACCACTTGCAAGTCTTTCATTTGCTTGGCGTGCTGCATTTATATAACGTTTACAATAGTTAATTTGGTCCAACCCTGGTTCTTGGAAATGGCTGGTCAAGCTAATTATTAATAGGTTTTGGAGTTATTTAtaggaataaatgcaaaatttgtcattgtggttgacttaaattacaaatcgctcactaaggtataaaaaataatttaaaaatcctcGGAGTaggttaaaataataatttagtacATATAGCGAAATTCTGTCAAAATACTTAACGGATTCCTTAGTGTGCCATGTCAACACTGATAAAATAATGACACGTGGCATATAtgcattcttaataaaaaaaaaaaaaaaaaaaaagtacatataaaGGGACGTCGATCACTGAAAGAAGCACAAATATCGTTCAGAATCCAAACAAATTGATCAAAAAAGGTATCCATGAGAATTGAATCAATCAGATGAGATGAAGAATGTAAAACTTGGCTCACGTATTCCAAAAGGTTAGGCGACCAAAATCAAAGATTGAGAATGGACaccaagagaagagaaaggtGGCTCTCCGCCGCtatctcctttattttttattttttaattaattttgtagttttatatatttatatttttttttattaagagggGCAtatgtcatcattttattggtgcTGACGTAGCACACTAATGGATTTCGTTAAGTTTTTTGACATAATTTGACTgcactattaaattttattttggcctaccctgaggatatctaaattattttttataacttatggagtgatttgtaattttggCCAACTACATAtagattgattttgcatttataccTTATTTATATAAGTGATCGAGtttatagtttaaaaaaaaaattaaaaacttaagaGACGTGCAATTTCTGTTGTGTGAATCATAAGTTTGTTATAGGACCACGTAGAATATGTGATTATTCCATTTCTGGGATTTACTATACaaatagttatatataataaaaagtctttttttttttttttttttttgagatgtccgcacaagaggggagaaggggatttgaactagtgacctccgctttattagacatgatctcagccgattgagttacctcttgagTACATATAATaaagtattttatttaaacATATTGTTTTGGAGCTGATAAGGAAGGTAGTGCTGAAACATAGCCCCGCACAAACATCACGCTTGCAATTATGGATCCATCCTAGATTAATTAGCAAACATGTCTTTTGGTGTCTTGTTTGATCTTTCTGTCTCCCTCAGGCTACAGTTTCACTCATGACATGCATGTACCATATATGGTGTAGGTCCTTGTGCTCTTCGGAGTATTTGATATGGTAAGTTTTGGTCTTTGGAAAgaaaggtttttttatttttgcataaaGCTTAGGACTTTAGTATTTAGTTAGTAAAAGGAAGCCTTTTTAGGTGATCCGCACAACTATATTTGAATGGTGGTCACAATAGATGGTATCGCAAGTAATATTGTGGGTCACACGAGATCGGACCTGGTCCGATTACTAGTTGGTAACGGTACGTGTGTTTCATTGGGACATATTAATCATTTTATAGGTCCCATAGGACGTACAATGCAAACTCTATCGATAAGGTATTAAGAGCTCGTATAGGCCATATGAAGTAAATTTATGTATTATGAGTATGTACACGGTTTAAACTACCTTATTCAGCATATTTTATGCATTAAAACAATACGTGAATTGTCCCTAGAATTAtgcatttcaaatttaaaatcaaaacaaattttcaatACTAGCATATTGACCGAGGCAATAGTTAATCAATTTTGcaaaaccgaaaatattttcaatgacTAAAgtcacttgttattttcttgaGATAGGGCTCACTGCATGATAAGTTCTTTGATAACTTATTTACTAAGTTATGTACTTAAGCAATTACTTTTCTAGCTGTAAAATATCTCAGTGTTTTGCAATTTAGCAGATTGTTAAGAAGGCAAATTTGAGCGATTCGCAAGACTGAAGATGCTAAGCAAAAAGCTTATATAGGCAGGTTTGCATAGAATAGTTTAGAcaataaatatttattgtaAATTACATTCTCTTGGAAGCtctatatttatatttgatgATAGAGGATAATGTTGAGGTTACATAGTTTTAGGCTCATATCattgttttttcttgctttggctatatatattttaccctAGGAGCGGCGGGCTAAACTGAGCACTACCCCCATATTGTCgacttttggaccctaaaggtcttgacgctaatagtccgaccctaatgatcaactGTGtgattattagcgtccacttaaagtcgaccctaatgatcacttttagcgtcgacaaagtggacgctaaaagtcgaaatgttttgaccctaaagctAATGTAAACGAAAGGCATAGTCGACGCTGATGGTCAACCATTAGcatccacaaagtggaccctaatggtcttaaaaaaaaaataaaaaaataaaaaaaataaaaaaactatcagcgtccaaacgaaagaggacgctgatagttaaccattagcgtccttggaccctaatggtcctaaaaaaaaattttcctttaaaaaaaaattaactatcagcgttcACTCAAAGTGGACGTTGATGGTCAACCATTaacgtccactcaaagtggacgttgatggtcaaccattagcgtccataaagtggaccctaatggtccttaaaaattaaaaaaaaaaaaattaactatcagcatCCAAACGAAAGTGGAcactgatagttaaccattagcgtccacaaagtggaccctaatggtcctaaaaaaaaaaaaaacactatcagcgtccaaacgaAAGTGGACGgttgtggaccctaatggtcctaaaagttaaaaaaaataaataaataactatcagcgtccaaacgaAAGTGGGcatgatagttaaccattagggtttAATggtcgtaaaaaaaaaaaaaagttatctgcgctcgatcgcacatcgggtccagtaggttttcgaccttttgcgctcgaacgcacattGGGCATGCACTCAATCGCGAAACCAGTAGGTTTTTGGccttttgcgatcgatcgcacatcacgTGCGATCAATCAAACGTCACGTGCGATTGATCACAGTACCAATAGGTTTTTGACgttttgcgatcgatcacacttcaagtgcgatcgattgcagaaCCAGTAGATTTTTATCTATTAATCAAGAGTAAAAATATTGTACTGCAGTTATATCCATAAACAAAATTCTTCATTACCAATTTATCAGGAAgaaagacaatatatatacaatcaaAACACaatagggaaaataaaaaaggaataactaaaCACACACCTAGAAAAGAAGAGACCTCTGCTTCGTCTCTGGATCAAACTGCTTTGTTACCCGGTACCCAGGCCTTCCGATTTTGACTGCAAGTATAGCGAATGGACGTTTACGCATGAGTCAAGAATTACAAGATTGCTAAAATTATCAACAGAATACTTCTCTTAAGGGGTCtgattgaaaacaaaaaagaaaaataaagacctACAAAATCAGCAAGAATAATAACCACAAAATCAAAGATGCAAGACATTCAGGCTCTTAAGAGTATAGCAACTGGGATCACCACAGACCTACCTATTATAACGTAAACCCTTACATTTGAACTTTTCCTTGTTTTGGGGATAATGCTAAAGTTGAAATCATTCTAGTCCACAAGACACACAACCCATACTTTGGAAACTATGATATACACTATTTAACACTTATCCAACACTCAAAATGACATTTTAACTTTAGGCAAGGACTTATAATGTCATATGTTTTAACTCTAATCCTGACAAGTCATTTTGGTAGTACTTGCAGAAGCTCCTTTCTTCTAAATCTTCTTTATTTGAGATATATAGGCTTGTATTGTTTAGACATCACCTCGTCTTTCCCAAATGAAGCCAAGACATATATCATTTCCTCCTCCCTCAATTATTTCATTCTCATGTTACATTTCAAAAACGATCTGCAGGTACATCATGCATGATAATCAATCCACCGTTATAAACTTTGCACTGGTACCCACCATTTAATTAAGGAAACACCTGAACAAGGTTCGTTCTACTNNNNNNNNNNNNNNNNNNNNNNNNNNNNNNNNNNNNNNNNNNNNNNNNNNNNNNNNNNNNNNNNNNNNNNNNNNNNNNNNNNNNNNNNNNNNNNNNNNNNGGGacaaacataacataacatagtTCGTTTTGTCAAACAACAAATCACAACTCCTAGTAGAAGAAAAAGCACAAAACAGTAGTATCTATGGGGTCGAAAAAGAGaccaagagaaaatggaaagagaaaaaagaaaaaagtgaaaattcagattctccattattttgttgagaatgtaaagggaaaaaatggtgatttttgaattttatatgatgttatacctctttatcctattattatgaaaatgatataatataaaggccaaacatatcatgaataatggcttaaaactacaaaacaacACCTATCATTGGAAACACAAGCCGAAAACCACAAATACTggcaaagtttaaaagtttaacacctttTGGAGAAGATTACTATGCATTAACACTACTTTACCACATcagacaacaatcttcaaactaatttaaatgcccacaagaaacataactcaaaaggactaacctcatcaaaatcatcaaaatatgtgagaactgccctatgaaccaaacctgccaagggagaaaactgttaaatatatattttacaatcCATAGCCAGCAAAATTtcagaacccaaaataaagtacttatctgcatcctcttccttgccaacTCATCCttataagcaatttgagtaatctaccacaatgaaccaatatataatatcaaagacaatgagaatgaaacccaacatgatagagaaagagatactaaaaatgtgtttcttcatgaaacatattaaagtgagaacctgcttgggtggggtggtttaactttcttgtactcttgtcatcctgcatacacttaaaaaaaaaaaatttagaaagatattattactccattgcattgtttactcaaagttctataaccttgataaacatgtcgagggagatttactaactcaaaagttgttgaaccaaaaattttgcgaatatcttaacataatataaaccaaataaaaagaaccaacaaatatacattaccaaataGATCACAatcaacaaatactcaaatacacagtagcaaatagaaagtaccaacaactatccaaatacatagtatcaagAAATATATCCCAACTAGATGGTATCAaaaagtacatcctaaataaatggttattccaaagctccctcaattgttggcttgaCTTGATTCGCCTCCAAtcaagctccctccagacctaagaaTAATAGAagttcatataatgatcaataagttttttaacgattacttagtatgtgtgtttttgtaaaattaatgcataggtaaagtttcactaactctccaatacgtgacattaagaactcaacagtgactttcaatttgttcgtttcctcaacgttggcttgcagATTCTCCCTGTACTGATGAAGTTtgattctagtctgttgaagctcgctttgagtatcttcttgtcttttcctataCTCGTCATGGTTGTCAAAGTGGGcgaacgcttgagatgaagtacttaaaggggtaggaataagaccgcatctCATTTCTCTAACGTGCCCAAATCGTCGGTCCTCTAgcacttgtgtgactatttcttgcattcggtcctccacacttgttccctccacattgccttcctttaaggcctcactggttgttaattcttgcatctgaagctgcacaagtcatagttggccttagtttaatatatacttcatgcaagtttactattcatgttcttcactaatcaacttaatgatcggagtgtaaacatttacttacatatagacttttgcatttgtcgttcacaaactctttatccttttttcttgtatgggtagcctcatatagttcaacaggattgagcttcacttttgtttcttgttcctacacataatacatataatcaaagtttacactaaataatgttactttcattaaattatgctacgagatacttacctttttgtaaatgacgttgacaaatgaacaagtcccagctgtgtgctttgtttccaatttgcttctgttttttatattttgttcagactttttctatgaaatttggagataaaaaaaaacacaagtattcataaaatgtcttcaagtgcatgcaaattatatcaatctgaattttctaatcagtataataatatatatttaccttccatttatcgtcatcaaatgagtcacatattaggttccactaTTCAGGACCATACTCTGCTGGCACTTGTTCCCTCCCAgtagccttagccttggcaatccccttatcattgtttttataaatgccttcaaaatatttcttgtagtgGTCCTTATACAAGTTCAAACGAAGCCTAACATATGCATGACCCAATTTATATTtaacagctttgatgtgcttGTATCGTCCCATATTTAGTGCGAAGTTTGATTGATAcgtaatagataagaaaacaatggtaaaaaatgtgtcacattattttttcatacgaaacatattcttaaacattacattgatattcatacctgaacatggaATAATAACTTGCTCTTTTCCTCAGCTAaaacctttttccattcaccgtgatggagttcgcacatgttacgaataatctccccaatcttgcttgcaaaccatgctGCATTCTCGTctacaggtgcccggtgtctatttgggatgtttagcactaaaggaccattcttaagtacgtggtcactcaacttcttacacttgaccttaccccttacacttctgaTAGATGTGGTAGCTGTTACacaaaacatggtaacgtagtaagttatatttgaaaaagtatattgtcaaatgtctataacaaactaaaataatacaaaaataacatttcataaatatataattcatgaacttacaagatgcagtagggacagctccctgtgaatccaatcctgccactgagtgaataggattattaaACTCGTGTGAAGGATGCCCATCTGCTGACTCAAGGAGGAAGGGGCGAGGGCGACatttgcatatctgtatcaccaaacccagaattgggagtcggactctcatgctcgtcaataaggccccgaccttgaccttggcctcggcctcATGCTGCTGGAACATGTTTGtgtcctgttgttgtcattgttatgatcaatctgtTAACAactgaaaaaccaaaaaattatattagtcaaattataaccatataTCATGTTCAagatttttgacaaacatataataatcatgctagtaaaaaaaaaaaaacaccacaatatatatatatatatatatatatatatagagagagagagagagagagaaagagagcatcaacttcattaaatatgataatacactttgtacttacaccaaatgtgagcttatgttcaacacatttcatcatcagattcatattcagaaactgtatcactgttacttgaagataaTTGTTCGTGCTCAAAGTCCTCTTCatgttcagagtctatatcgttgttGC
This window of the Corylus avellana chromosome ca5, CavTom2PMs-1.0 genome carries:
- the LOC132182557 gene encoding desmethylxanthohumol 6'-O-methyltransferase-like, translated to MEPKESMALLQGQAEIWQHLYGVVDSMALKCAIELGIADIIHSHGGPITLRQIALGIDSPSPHIPYLARIMRLLVRKNIFTEHRHPPDGGETLYGLTQTSRWLLRDVELSLVPMVLMRYHPWQLAPLHYLSHCVKEGGTGFKKAHGCEIWDFASKNPEYNNIFNDAMACTTKIVMAAILAEYKDGLGCVGSLVDVGGGTGGMIAEIVNAYPHIKGINLDLPHVVAIAPERPGVSHVGGNMFDAIPNADAIFMKWVLHNWSDEHCMKILKNCRNAIPKKGGKVIIVDVVLEKESNDLFGETPMALDLCMMAYTAGGKERTELEWKKLLEEAGFGGYKIFKIPTLTSIIEAYPD